In Pedobacter sp. WC2423, the following are encoded in one genomic region:
- a CDS encoding DUF1599 domain-containing protein codes for MATNTSQEFDSVIAVCKSLFLKKTKDYGTAWRILRLSSITDQLFIKAQRIRTLEEKKVSKVGEGIIPEYIGIINYCVIAMMQSEMTANDPNELELSKVETLFDQKIQETKDLMLAKNHDYGEAWRDMRVSSLTDLILMKVFRVKQIEDNLGETVASEGVVANYQDMLNYAVFALIRMDVK; via the coding sequence TTGGCAACAAATACCTCACAAGAATTCGACTCAGTAATTGCGGTTTGTAAATCGCTTTTTTTAAAGAAAACCAAAGACTACGGAACAGCCTGGCGTATCCTGCGATTATCCTCAATTACCGATCAGCTGTTCATCAAAGCCCAGCGTATCCGTACCCTGGAAGAGAAGAAAGTTTCTAAAGTGGGAGAGGGAATCATTCCTGAATATATTGGTATTATCAATTACTGTGTGATCGCGATGATGCAAAGTGAAATGACAGCGAATGACCCGAACGAACTGGAGCTGTCCAAAGTGGAAACTTTGTTTGATCAGAAGATACAGGAAACAAAAGATTTAATGTTGGCCAAAAATCATGATTACGGTGAAGCATGGAGAGATATGAGAGTCAGTTCACTGACCGACCTTATTCTGATGAAAGTATTCAGGGTGAAACAAATTGAAGATAACCTTGGAGAAACTGTAGCCTCAGAAGGCGTGGTTGCCAACTATCAGGATATGCTGAATTATGCAGTTTTTGCATTGATCAGAATGGACGTGAAATAA
- a CDS encoding BrxA/BrxB family bacilliredoxin produces MYPEYLVEPMRAELTNVGFEEMKTAEDVDNAISSEGTVFVVVNSVCGCAASNARPAAKLAAANEKHPDKMITVFAGMEKEAVDRARSYMVPFPPSSPAMALFKDGKLVHMIERHQIEGRAAQMIADNLKGAFDQYC; encoded by the coding sequence ATGTATCCAGAATATTTAGTTGAACCAATGCGTGCAGAACTTACGAATGTAGGTTTTGAAGAAATGAAAACTGCAGAAGATGTGGACAACGCGATTTCTTCAGAAGGAACTGTTTTTGTAGTTGTGAATTCTGTTTGTGGCTGTGCAGCTTCAAATGCAAGACCAGCAGCAAAATTAGCAGCTGCTAATGAAAAACACCCTGATAAAATGATTACTGTTTTTGCAGGAATGGAAAAAGAAGCAGTAGACAGAGCAAGAAGTTACATGGTACCTTTTCCTCCATCTTCACCAGCTATGGCATTGTTCAAAGACGGTAAATTAGTACATATGATTGAACGTCATCAAATTGAAGGACGTGCAGCTCAAATGATCGCTGATAACCTTAAAGGTGCTTTTGATCAATATTGCTAA
- a CDS encoding DUF2931 family protein: protein MKVKAVTIFQLILIQLVLIFQLSSCQRMQTEEYKWIPTVGAPQEYPIRIIEGQFISNHGYSPNLPRSAFVNMGWGDNGGVMDVGPEKRPAPDSLALTWLSFAENKFYRGRFALPQQEIANLLKEGYIDHITNKREDYNYLTLGLTPGGGIVLWLSGGPKQIAVAKFQAKEVKLTAHDLGKDYAFIFEPGFVQETYERNAPAEVRERVVKGEIQPAQFDIWQKRYNWNFTVNSKTVKFHELKPLYFNQESEEIFGDSLLNNPVAERALPREVIVAWIDKKGQKMLTTLDFDENELRTAFARIPEMGKAELHLEVDPDEYTIAVTFKTGTQETKITKQKAKTELESD, encoded by the coding sequence ATGAAGGTTAAAGCAGTAACGATATTCCAGCTGATCTTAATTCAGCTGGTCTTAATTTTTCAATTATCATCTTGCCAGCGTATGCAGACAGAAGAATATAAGTGGATACCAACAGTTGGGGCTCCGCAGGAGTACCCTATCAGAATTATTGAAGGACAATTTATTTCCAATCATGGGTATAGCCCAAATTTACCAAGATCTGCTTTTGTAAATATGGGTTGGGGAGATAATGGTGGGGTAATGGATGTTGGCCCGGAGAAAAGACCAGCACCAGATAGTCTTGCTTTAACCTGGTTGTCTTTCGCAGAAAATAAGTTTTATCGTGGACGCTTTGCTTTGCCTCAGCAGGAAATAGCAAATCTTTTAAAAGAGGGTTATATTGATCATATCACTAATAAAAGGGAGGATTATAATTATTTAACATTGGGGCTCACTCCTGGCGGGGGTATAGTTTTATGGCTTTCCGGTGGCCCTAAACAAATAGCAGTGGCTAAATTTCAAGCTAAAGAGGTGAAATTGACTGCGCATGATTTGGGCAAGGATTATGCTTTTATATTCGAACCGGGATTTGTTCAGGAAACTTACGAAAGAAATGCTCCGGCAGAAGTACGCGAGCGTGTAGTGAAAGGGGAAATACAACCTGCTCAGTTTGATATCTGGCAAAAGCGGTATAACTGGAATTTTACAGTAAACTCAAAGACCGTTAAATTTCATGAGCTTAAACCTCTTTATTTTAACCAGGAATCTGAAGAGATTTTTGGAGATTCCCTGTTAAATAATCCGGTAGCAGAAAGAGCTTTACCAAGAGAAGTTATTGTAGCCTGGATTGATAAAAAAGGGCAAAAAATGCTGACTACACTTGATTTTGATGAAAACGAGCTCAGAACAGCATTTGCAAGGATCCCTGAAATGGGTAAAGCGGAACTTCATTTGGAGGTAGATCCTGATGAATACACCATTGCGGTTACTTTTAAAACAGGAACTCAGGAAACTAAAATAACTAAACAGAAAGCTAAGACTGAACTTGAATCAGATTAA
- a CDS encoding ABC transporter permease, which yields MWFYALRKFCYGLAVMAGVVVVVFVLFNILPGDPARMTLGQRADVQSLEAVRKEFGLDRSKPMQFVLFLNDLSPVGFHDDNKQAQEKYHYMRLISCSSADVIALKWPYLRRSYQTKREVSTILSETVPNTFVLAATAMLFATCLGILLGVLSAVYKNTWIDHAVNAFAIMGLSAPSFFAGIIIAWFFGFVLGPYTGLNMSGSLYSYDPFKGEVLTLKNLVLPVLTLGLRPLAIIVQLTRTAMLDILAQDYIRTARAKGLGRNAIIYKHALKNAMNPVITAISGWFASLLAGSFFVEYIFGYNGLGRATVRALEMSDFPVVMGSILFIALVFVVINIFVDVLYALVDPRVKLNN from the coding sequence ATGTGGTTTTACGCGCTCAGGAAATTCTGCTATGGGCTCGCTGTGATGGCGGGTGTGGTCGTAGTTGTATTTGTTCTGTTCAACATCCTTCCGGGCGATCCGGCAAGGATGACGCTGGGACAGCGCGCCGATGTACAATCTTTAGAAGCTGTACGTAAAGAATTCGGATTAGACCGTTCAAAACCTATGCAATTTGTCCTTTTTCTGAATGACCTCTCTCCGGTAGGTTTTCATGACGATAACAAACAGGCGCAGGAAAAGTATCATTATATGCGTTTGATCAGCTGTTCTTCCGCTGATGTGATTGCCCTGAAATGGCCTTATCTAAGGCGATCTTATCAAACAAAGCGGGAAGTATCAACAATTCTATCAGAAACTGTCCCTAACACCTTCGTATTGGCTGCAACAGCTATGCTGTTTGCTACCTGCTTAGGTATTTTACTCGGTGTACTATCAGCAGTATATAAAAACACATGGATTGATCATGCCGTGAATGCTTTTGCAATCATGGGTTTATCAGCACCTTCATTTTTTGCGGGTATTATCATCGCCTGGTTTTTCGGCTTTGTACTCGGCCCGTATACGGGATTGAATATGTCGGGGAGTTTATATAGCTATGATCCTTTTAAAGGAGAAGTGCTGACGTTGAAAAACCTGGTATTACCAGTGCTTACACTTGGACTGCGCCCGCTGGCAATTATCGTACAGCTCACCAGAACAGCAATGCTGGATATACTGGCACAGGATTATATCCGTACCGCACGTGCCAAAGGTCTGGGGCGGAATGCGATCATTTATAAACATGCTTTAAAGAACGCTATGAATCCTGTGATTACAGCGATTTCCGGTTGGTTTGCCTCTTTACTTGCCGGTTCTTTCTTTGTAGAATATATTTTTGGTTATAATGGGCTGGGCAGGGCTACAGTCAGAGCTTTGGAGATGTCCGATTTCCCTGTAGTTATGGGATCAATTCTTTTTATTGCACTGGTATTCGTAGTAATTAATATTTTTGTAGACGTATTGTACGCCCTTGTTGACCCGAGGGTAAAATTGAATAATTAA
- a CDS encoding OmpA family protein — protein sequence MAKTVKGPKKIGLKAGESYFPGTTNDSLVLIKADVASAFEVVEWFPGTTDAQKNNITWLYEDVKRKKVLMASKTGVPEVRALSIPKKLCGSSPMYYLEASLTGSIDLSLHAGILVRGVCEPLIVKSSWSKEYKGASLGKEPIRFGDDVHLRLFTEGLNGNRVTLQFFKMEWGNDFPVDTLNNILCENGEVNLLIRHTYLWYPKLKTGPDIQEIYVKVLDPLTKKLVLDSRKQDMHARFLRLKNAVSTSAVASPTNLTVATVGPPLENLKQVDHCRYTKIELMDPQAVPVFDEGKINLEGAKNSEFYLDEKINYAFDEYKVRDSDKKKLDKIAEILMKIPYTPVELGSHTDRFGTPEYNMKLSEKRAQAAVDYLVSKNIDASRIFPKGYGKTKLYNPDENLSKQGSIVNRRTTIKLKIFTHNAVSIQYETIGPGESIKREIPIKISNFKTKGLCNLISNPHKLEVPYGDLLPNKASTTLKLDAAETIHPKVYSPLDERTHAYDYIWPMSRQANKFYYYINSCAYFSDQNKPTLVINTYSDIKWVLTFFLNLTNDLSVKWQNFTPEQHKEMQSRAGKLGAERRWKQKEASFGFDLQSNWNMGGDGTYGGHDEFKKEHEGKFKKLYSLFSGLNSISDAITAQTKGTVRNIGFKNGPISFAVKPPNLSLSATWQLQRAKKKGAPMSKIGTRIDINFNANPLIGLELTVDLIGTAVGLVAGAISGGSAAPGAVKLYQKIKEQLKTGLDLGNDDVGFKANVDFYMDLVITSMINTKIGFGFNTVSETKEDTFKLEASSTLGVELKAGVMIKGELSMLVVSVDGYFEVKAKGSASITFGHGVYYDSKGLMYKPKLGFDGLDAEYIITASVGLATKKGTPAADLVKDQKGDWVLAEGNYKEVIPKFDVIKSLEEISGISVQIPLMRGDDN from the coding sequence ATGGCGAAAACTGTAAAAGGACCAAAGAAGATTGGATTAAAAGCCGGAGAAAGTTATTTCCCCGGAACCACCAATGATAGTTTAGTGCTGATCAAAGCAGATGTAGCCTCTGCATTTGAAGTAGTTGAATGGTTTCCTGGAACTACTGACGCACAAAAAAATAACATTACCTGGTTATATGAAGATGTAAAGCGCAAAAAGGTGCTCATGGCTTCAAAAACCGGTGTTCCGGAAGTCAGAGCATTATCCATTCCTAAAAAACTTTGCGGGAGTTCACCCATGTATTACCTGGAAGCGAGTCTGACAGGATCTATTGACCTGAGTCTCCATGCTGGTATACTGGTTAGGGGAGTTTGCGAACCATTGATTGTAAAATCAAGCTGGAGTAAGGAATATAAAGGAGCATCCCTGGGAAAAGAACCTATCCGTTTTGGTGATGACGTGCATCTGAGATTATTTACTGAAGGGTTAAATGGAAACAGGGTCACTTTGCAGTTCTTTAAAATGGAATGGGGGAATGATTTTCCAGTAGACACTTTAAACAATATTTTATGTGAGAATGGGGAAGTCAATTTACTGATCCGGCATACTTATTTATGGTACCCCAAACTTAAAACTGGTCCGGACATTCAGGAGATTTATGTTAAAGTACTGGATCCGTTAACAAAAAAATTGGTATTGGATAGCCGTAAGCAGGATATGCATGCCAGGTTCCTCAGGCTTAAAAATGCAGTTTCTACTTCTGCAGTAGCAAGCCCGACCAACTTAACTGTAGCTACGGTAGGGCCTCCATTAGAGAATTTGAAACAGGTAGATCACTGCCGGTATACTAAAATTGAGCTCATGGATCCTCAAGCGGTTCCGGTATTTGATGAAGGTAAGATCAACCTTGAAGGCGCAAAAAATTCAGAATTCTATCTGGATGAGAAAATCAATTATGCCTTTGATGAGTATAAAGTACGGGACAGTGATAAAAAGAAGCTGGATAAGATTGCGGAGATCTTGATGAAGATCCCTTACACGCCAGTAGAATTAGGCTCACATACCGATCGTTTTGGTACGCCAGAGTACAATATGAAACTTTCTGAAAAAAGGGCTCAAGCTGCTGTAGATTATCTGGTCTCTAAAAATATTGATGCTTCCAGAATTTTTCCTAAAGGATATGGAAAGACAAAACTTTATAATCCGGATGAAAATCTAAGTAAGCAGGGGAGTATAGTCAACCGCAGGACGACTATTAAACTTAAAATTTTCACCCATAATGCAGTAAGTATACAATATGAGACTATCGGGCCTGGTGAAAGTATCAAAAGAGAAATTCCGATAAAGATTTCCAACTTTAAAACTAAAGGTTTATGTAATCTGATTTCTAATCCGCACAAGCTGGAAGTTCCTTATGGTGATCTGCTGCCCAATAAAGCAAGTACGACGCTAAAGCTGGATGCAGCGGAGACTATTCACCCTAAGGTTTATTCTCCTTTGGATGAAAGGACACATGCCTATGATTATATCTGGCCGATGAGCAGGCAGGCGAATAAGTTCTATTATTATATCAATTCCTGTGCTTATTTTTCTGACCAGAATAAACCAACACTTGTAATCAATACCTATTCTGATATTAAATGGGTATTGACTTTTTTCTTAAACCTGACCAATGATCTGAGTGTGAAGTGGCAGAACTTTACGCCCGAACAGCATAAAGAGATGCAGAGCAGGGCTGGTAAACTGGGTGCAGAAAGAAGGTGGAAACAAAAGGAAGCTTCTTTTGGCTTTGATTTGCAAAGCAACTGGAATATGGGCGGTGACGGAACATATGGCGGGCATGATGAGTTTAAAAAAGAGCATGAAGGGAAATTTAAAAAACTCTATAGCCTTTTTTCCGGATTAAATTCTATTTCTGATGCGATTACTGCGCAGACTAAAGGAACGGTAAGAAATATCGGATTTAAAAACGGGCCGATCTCATTTGCTGTAAAACCACCTAATCTTTCTTTATCAGCAACCTGGCAATTGCAGCGTGCTAAAAAGAAAGGTGCACCTATGTCTAAAATAGGTACCCGGATAGATATTAATTTTAATGCAAATCCGCTGATTGGTCTGGAATTGACAGTCGATCTGATTGGAACTGCTGTTGGTCTTGTCGCTGGCGCTATTTCTGGTGGTTCTGCTGCTCCCGGAGCAGTTAAATTATACCAGAAAATTAAAGAGCAGCTTAAAACAGGTTTAGATCTTGGAAATGATGATGTAGGATTTAAAGCCAATGTAGATTTTTATATGGATCTGGTCATTACAAGTATGATCAATACTAAAATAGGTTTTGGATTTAATACCGTATCTGAGACCAAAGAAGATACCTTTAAACTGGAAGCTAGCAGTACGCTGGGTGTGGAATTAAAGGCTGGTGTGATGATCAAAGGGGAGCTTTCCATGTTAGTGGTTTCTGTAGATGGCTATTTTGAAGTTAAAGCAAAAGGCAGCGCGTCGATTACTTTCGGACATGGCGTTTATTATGATTCAAAAGGATTGATGTATAAACCTAAACTAGGGTTTGATGGTTTGGATGCAGAATATATAATTACTGCAAGTGTAGGATTAGCCACTAAAAAAGGTACACCTGCGGCAGATTTAGTTAAAGATCAAAAAGGAGATTGGGTACTTGCAGAAGGAAACTATAAAGAGGTGATCCCGAAATTTGATGTCATCAAAAGTTTAGAGGAAATTTCAGGAATAAGTGTTCAGATACCATTAATGAGAGGGGATGACAATTAA
- a CDS encoding DUF4280 domain-containing protein, whose amino-acid sequence MAEKHLVVEGAMCMCDFGKNPDFLKVLTHKREYANDKSGSTKYIASTKDIGATFKQNTFGPCAKQLGKPCNAIVLEWKYFYEHTTLTNGGKIILEDSKATCPVGGPDCIKIIKHGQIAEPGGQNFKNAEPKVSKVLNPAVDPRALTEEPVSIEGIIFE is encoded by the coding sequence ATGGCAGAAAAACATTTAGTAGTGGAGGGCGCAATGTGTATGTGTGATTTTGGTAAAAATCCTGACTTTTTAAAAGTGCTTACGCATAAGCGTGAGTATGCTAATGACAAAAGCGGATCAACCAAATATATTGCCAGTACCAAAGATATCGGTGCCACATTTAAGCAGAATACGTTTGGCCCATGTGCAAAACAGCTGGGCAAACCCTGTAATGCTATCGTTTTGGAATGGAAATATTTTTATGAACATACTACTTTAACCAATGGTGGTAAAATAATACTGGAAGACAGCAAGGCAACCTGTCCGGTTGGCGGACCTGATTGCATTAAAATAATTAAACATGGTCAGATTGCTGAACCGGGCGGGCAGAATTTTAAAAATGCAGAGCCTAAGGTGAGCAAAGTATTAAATCCTGCGGTAGACCCCAGAGCATTAACAGAAGAACCGGTTAGTATTGAAGGAATAATTTTTGAATAG
- the cdaA gene encoding diadenylate cyclase CdaA: MKGFDFDFLTITVTDVVDILFVAFLIYYTYNLIKNTLAVNLLLGMFIILILWFVVDALNMRLLSTIINKFMSVGIIALIVIFQPEIRRFLLLIGKNTFLQKNKAWWGYLFGSKDIERDNLVRIKPIIDACKSMKKSRTGALIVFVKFYDDQLFANSCELIDSKISKRLLESIFQKYSPLHDGAVVIAENKIKSASCILPLTDNDKLPPQFGLRHRAGIGVSETTDAVAVIVSEETGEIAYAKQGRVRMNVSFGELEKLLNKDF, encoded by the coding sequence ATGAAAGGCTTTGACTTTGATTTTCTAACAATAACAGTCACGGATGTAGTGGACATTTTGTTCGTTGCCTTCCTGATCTATTATACTTATAACCTGATTAAAAATACACTGGCAGTTAATTTACTCCTGGGTATGTTTATCATCCTGATCCTGTGGTTTGTGGTGGACGCGTTAAATATGCGCCTGTTATCAACCATCATTAACAAATTCATGAGTGTGGGGATCATTGCTTTGATTGTGATTTTCCAGCCCGAGATCAGGCGGTTCTTACTGTTAATTGGTAAAAACACTTTTTTACAAAAGAATAAAGCCTGGTGGGGATATTTATTTGGCAGCAAAGATATTGAACGCGATAACCTGGTGAGGATCAAACCCATTATTGATGCTTGTAAAAGTATGAAGAAGTCCAGAACAGGGGCTTTGATTGTGTTTGTTAAATTTTACGATGATCAGTTATTTGCCAATAGTTGTGAATTGATCGATTCTAAAATCTCTAAACGTTTGTTAGAAAGTATATTTCAGAAATATAGTCCTTTACATGATGGAGCAGTAGTTATTGCTGAAAATAAGATTAAAAGTGCCAGCTGCATCCTGCCGCTGACAGACAATGATAAATTGCCTCCGCAATTCGGTTTACGCCACCGTGCAGGAATTGGCGTTTCTGAAACTACAGACGCTGTTGCAGTTATTGTATCGGAAGAAACTGGTGAAATTGCTTATGCGAAACAAGGCAGGGTAAGGATGAATGTTTCTTTTGGAGAACTGGAAAAGCTACTGAACAAGGATTTTTAA
- a CDS encoding BT_3928 family protein, translated as MNKAALNFSRIFVGILFIFSGLIKANDPLGFGYKLEEYFDVFHMAVFSPYATGIAIFLCVLEIVLGALLLFGFWGKKVTTGLLGIIIFFTFLTFVSAAFKVVTSCGCFGDAIPLTPWQSFSKDLILLVLIVYLFINRNKILPLTTNPGQQKIGLIAVVALAVIFSIYTYTYLPVLDFLPYKKGASLPEAMKIPAGAEPDLYLIMYKLKNKATGETKEMSDKDYLKTEIWKDNNWEIVGQPVQKLIKKGYEAKIKDLVISDASGTDYTKELIENPYYNILIVAYNLNHTDEDAIGKLNAMTLDLTEQFNIRTVLLTSNSAQDAAVFSKKHKLFAEVFYADAVPLKSMVRANPGIVLLKNGVVINKWSYQSLPSLEKLKATYFNK; from the coding sequence ATGAACAAAGCTGCGCTGAATTTTTCAAGAATATTTGTAGGTATACTTTTTATTTTCTCAGGTCTGATTAAGGCCAACGATCCGCTGGGGTTCGGTTATAAGCTGGAGGAATACTTTGATGTATTTCATATGGCTGTCTTTAGTCCTTATGCAACCGGGATAGCTATCTTTCTTTGTGTGCTTGAAATTGTATTGGGTGCGTTATTACTATTTGGTTTCTGGGGTAAGAAAGTGACTACAGGCCTGCTTGGGATTATCATCTTTTTTACTTTTCTGACCTTTGTTTCTGCTGCTTTTAAAGTTGTGACTTCATGCGGTTGTTTCGGAGATGCCATTCCATTAACGCCATGGCAATCTTTCTCAAAAGATCTGATCTTGCTGGTACTCATTGTATACCTGTTTATCAACCGCAATAAAATTTTACCGCTGACCACAAATCCCGGCCAGCAAAAGATTGGTTTGATTGCTGTAGTTGCACTTGCTGTAATCTTCAGTATCTACACTTATACCTACCTTCCTGTACTCGACTTTTTACCTTATAAAAAAGGAGCCAGCTTACCAGAGGCGATGAAGATTCCTGCTGGTGCAGAACCGGATCTTTATCTGATCATGTATAAGCTGAAAAATAAAGCGACCGGGGAAACTAAAGAAATGAGTGATAAAGATTATCTGAAAACAGAAATATGGAAAGATAATAACTGGGAAATCGTAGGTCAGCCGGTACAGAAACTGATTAAGAAAGGTTACGAAGCTAAAATCAAAGATTTAGTAATCAGTGATGCCTCAGGAACCGATTATACCAAAGAACTGATAGAAAATCCATATTATAATATTTTGATCGTTGCCTATAACCTGAATCATACAGATGAAGATGCGATTGGGAAATTGAACGCAATGACGCTGGATCTGACAGAACAATTCAATATCCGTACGGTATTGCTGACGTCTAATTCTGCACAGGATGCTGCGGTATTCAGTAAAAAACACAAATTGTTTGCAGAGGTATTTTATGCCGATGCTGTACCTTTAAAAAGTATGGTCAGAGCTAACCCGGGTATTGTATTATTGAAAAACGGGGTGGTAATTAATAAATGGAGTTATCAGTCTCTGCCTTCACTGGAAAAATTAAAAGCCACTTACTTCAATAAGTAA
- a CDS encoding shikimate kinase → MKIFLIGFMGCGKSTLGRKLATKLGYDLIDLDHQIEKNTGLAVGEYFSAHGEEAFRKLESETLQAFDYPKNCVIATGGGTPCFFDNIDWMNANGTTIYIEMPPAALAKRLESGIAKRPLLRNLTSEGVLEFIESKLAEREPFYAKASLVMSGISLTADDIRAEILARN, encoded by the coding sequence ATGAAGATATTTCTGATTGGTTTTATGGGATGCGGCAAGAGTACGCTGGGAAGAAAATTAGCGACTAAGCTTGGTTATGATCTGATTGATCTGGATCACCAGATTGAGAAAAATACGGGACTCGCTGTAGGTGAATATTTTTCAGCCCATGGAGAAGAAGCCTTCCGTAAATTAGAAAGTGAAACCCTTCAGGCATTTGATTACCCTAAGAACTGTGTAATTGCAACAGGAGGAGGCACACCATGCTTCTTTGATAATATAGACTGGATGAATGCTAATGGAACAACTATCTATATTGAGATGCCGCCGGCCGCACTGGCTAAACGCCTGGAAAGTGGAATAGCCAAGCGTCCGCTGCTGCGTAACCTGACTTCCGAAGGAGTGCTTGAATTTATTGAAAGTAAACTGGCTGAACGTGAACCATTCTATGCTAAAGCATCATTGGTGATGAGTGGAATCAGCTTAACCGCCGACGATATCCGCGCAGAAATCCTGGCCCGGAACTAG
- the folP gene encoding dihydropteroate synthase, whose amino-acid sequence MAKDTFLNRKITLNLKGELLDLSRPCVMGILNLTPDSFYSNSRTGSIDAALERAETCLKEGAAFIDIGAYSSRPGAAEVTTDEELRRMIPAITAISKRFPEAKLSIDTFRAKVAKESIEAGAHVVNDISGGNLDELMFDTVAALNVPYILMHMQGTPQTMQQKPVYKNIGLEVVDYLAEKVSTLRALGVKDIILDPGFGFAKNTTHNYQLMNQLENLDVFGLPVLVGISRKSMIYKLLGTTADEALNGTTILNTIALQKGAAILRVHDVKAAAECIAIVEKMQQS is encoded by the coding sequence ATGGCTAAAGATACGTTTTTAAACCGAAAAATAACACTTAACCTAAAAGGTGAACTCCTTGATTTAAGCCGCCCGTGTGTGATGGGTATCCTGAATTTAACCCCGGATTCTTTCTATAGCAACAGCAGAACGGGATCCATTGATGCGGCCCTGGAAAGAGCAGAAACCTGCCTTAAAGAAGGTGCTGCTTTTATTGATATCGGAGCTTATTCTTCCCGTCCCGGAGCAGCTGAAGTGACTACAGACGAGGAACTCCGGAGAATGATCCCTGCAATTACAGCAATCAGTAAAAGATTTCCGGAAGCTAAGTTATCTATTGATACTTTCCGTGCTAAAGTTGCGAAGGAAAGTATTGAAGCGGGAGCGCATGTGGTGAATGATATTTCGGGCGGAAACCTCGATGAGCTGATGTTTGATACCGTTGCGGCATTAAATGTACCTTATATCCTGATGCATATGCAAGGGACACCTCAAACCATGCAGCAAAAACCCGTTTATAAAAATATAGGACTTGAAGTAGTGGATTATCTTGCAGAAAAAGTGAGTACTTTAAGAGCATTGGGTGTTAAAGATATTATCCTGGATCCTGGTTTCGGCTTTGCTAAAAATACGACACACAATTATCAGTTAATGAATCAGCTGGAAAATCTGGATGTATTTGGTTTACCGGTACTGGTTGGTATTTCAAGAAAATCGATGATCTATAAATTATTAGGCACTACCGCTGATGAAGCACTGAATGGAACTACGATATTAAATACCATCGCCTTACAAAAGGGGGCAGCAATTTTACGTGTGCATGATGTAAAGGCCGCAGCTGAGTGCATTGCAATTGTCGAAAAAATGCAACAATCTTAA